One Prunus dulcis chromosome 7, ALMONDv2, whole genome shotgun sequence DNA segment encodes these proteins:
- the LOC117634883 gene encoding GDSL esterase/lipase EXL3-like: MNFLFQNLLPSSNSSVKVFLIIIVLFLYHNAAAVTLPENETIPAVIVFGDSIVDPGNNNNIRTIVKCNFPPYGRDFIGRKPTGRFSNGRVPSDLIAESVGVKNILPAYLDPSLKVQDLLTGVSFASGGTGYDPLTPQVVSVLSLSDQLDLFKKYLSKVNAAVGEARTATILSKSIYIVCLGSDDIANTYYSTPLRRPQYDIPAYTDLMIKSASSFFQELYDLGARRIGILSLPPIGCVPSQRTLNGGIDRGCSDNANQAASLFNSKLTAQIDAFNKRLPEARLVYLDIYNTLLSLIQNPSQYGLEVVNKGCCGTGNIEVSILCTRYSPGTCKDPSKYLFWDSYHPTEKAYKVLVPLVFDKQVHKFF; encoded by the exons ATGAATTTTCTCTTCCAAAACCTTCTTCCTTCATCTAATTCATCTGTCAAAGTTTTCTTAATCATCATAGTTTTATTCTTGTACCATAATGCTGCTGCTGTGACACTACCCGAAAACGAAACGATTCCAGCAGTGATTGTTTTTGGAGATTCAATTGTGGATCCtggcaacaacaacaatatcAGAACTATAGTCAAATGCAATTTCCCACCATATGGGAGGGACTTCATAGGGAGAAAGCCTACTGGAAGGTTTAGCAATGGAAGAGTCCCCTCAGACTTGATAG CTGAATCAGTTGGAGTGAAGAACATTTTGCCAGCTTATCTGGATCCAAGTCTGAAGGTTCAAGACCTACTTACTGGTGTAAGTTTTGCCTCAGGGGGTACAGGATATGATCCTCTGACTCCCCAAGTAGTG TCTGTCTTATCATTATCAGATCAACTAGACCTGTTCAAAAAATACCTAAGCAAGGTAAATGCAGCAGTCGGGGAGGCGAGAACCGCAACTATACTATCAAAAAGCATATACATTGTGTGCTTAGGAAGCGATGACATTGCAAACACTTATTATTCTACACCACTGAGGAGACCTCAATATGACATTCCAGCATATACAGATCTGATGATTAAATCAGCTTCAAGTTTCTTTCAG GAACTATATGACCTCGGAGCTAGAAGGATTGGCATACTAAGCTTGCCACCAATTGGGTGTGTGCCATCACAAAGAACACTGAATGGAGGCATAGACAGGGGGTGCTCAGACAATGCCAACCAAGCAGCAAGCCTCTTCAACTCCAAGCTCACTGCCCAAATAGATGCCTTCAACAAGAGGCTTCCAGAAGCAAGGCTTGTCTACCTTGATATCTACAACACATTGCTTTCTCTCATCCAAAACCCTTCTCAATATG GATTGGAAGTGGTGAACAAAGGCTGCTGTGGAACAGGAAATATTGAGGTCAGCATTTTGTGTACTCGTTACTCTCCAGGTACCTGCAAGGATCCATCAAAATATCTATTCTGGGACAGTTACCATCCCACAGAGAAGGCATATAAGGTTCTTGTCCCTCTGGTTTTTGATAAGCAAGTTCATAAATTCTTCTGa
- the LOC117634406 gene encoding translation factor GUF1 homolog, chloroplastic has translation MAADLSAQSQTLLLSTTTTTPQRSHPRTTSFLPFFSLSHSKPLLHLSRTSSRPRQRLQVLCQATGTQPISQLGHDRLSKVPISRIRNFCIIAHIDHGKSTLADKLLETTGTVQKREMKEQFLDNMDLERERGITIKLQIARMRYSFKNGEPYCLNLIDTPGHVDFSYEVSRSLAACEGALLVVDASQGVEAQTLANVYLALENNLEIIPVLNKIDLPGADPDSVIKEIEEVIGLDCSNAILCSAKEGIGISEILDAIVERVPPPADTADKPLRALIFDSYYDPYRGVIVYFRVIDGKIKKGDRVYFMASGKDYFADEIGVLSPTQFQVGELYAGEVGYLSASIRSVADARVGDTITNYSRKAESSLPGYEEATPMVFCGMFPVDADQFPELRDALEKLQLNDAALKFEPETSSAMGFGFRCGFLGLLHMEIVQERLEREYNLSLITTAPSVVYKVNCVNGDIVECSNPSVLPEPGKRKSIEEPVVKIEMLTPKDYIGPLMELAQDRRAVFKEMKFIAENRASLTYALPLAEMVGDFFDQLKSRSKGYASMEYTFLGYKESDLIRLDIQINGEHVEPLATIVHKDKAYAVGRALTQKLKELIPRQMFKVPIQACIGSKVIASEALSAIRKDVLAKCYGGDISRKKKLLKKQAEGKKRMKAIGKVDVPQEAFMAVLKLEKEVL, from the coding sequence ATGGCCGCAGACCTCTCTGCTCAATCTCAGACCCTCCTCCTatccacaaccaccaccactcccCAACGTTCACATCCCAGAACCACCTCCTTCTTGCCCTTCttctcactctctcactctAAACCTCTCCTTCATCTCTCCAGAACCTCCTCCAGGCCTCGGCAAAGACTCCAAGTGCTCTGTCAAGCCACTGGAACCCAACCCATTTCCCAGCTCGGCCATGACCGTCTTTCCAAGGTACCCATTTCCCGTATCAGGAACTTCTGCATAATTGCACATATTGACCATGGCAAGTCGACTTTGGCTGACAAGTTGCTGGAGACGACTGGGACTGTTCAGAAGCGTGAAATGAAGGAGCAGTTTCTTGACAACATGGActtggagagagaaagaggcaTCACCATCAAGCTACAGATTGCTCGGATGCGTTATAGTTTCAAAAATGGTGAGCCATATTGTTTAAATCTCATTGACACTCCTGGGCATGTCGATTTTTCTTATGAGGTGTCTAGGTCTCTTGCTGCTTGTGAAGGTGCTCTTCTTGTTGTTGATGCTTCACAGGGAGTTGAAGCTCAAACATTGGCCAATGTTTACTTGGCCTTGGAAAACAACTTGGAGATCATCCCTGTTTTGAACAAAATAGACCTTCCAGGAGCTGACCCAGATAGTGTAATAAAGGAGATTGAAGAGGTTATTGGGCTGGATTGTAGCAATGCAATACTCTGTTCTGCCAAGGAGGGAATTGGGATATCTGAGATTCTTGATGCAATTGTTGAGAGGGTTCCTCCACCAGCTGATACCGCTGATAAACCATTGAGAGCTTTGATTTTTGATAGTTACTATGACCCATATAGGGGTGTAATTGTGTATTTTAGGGTAATTGATGGGAAGATAAAGAAGGGTGATAGGGTTTATTTTATGGCTAGTGGGAAGGACTATTTTGCTGATGAGATTGGGGTTTTGTCTCCCACTCAGTTTCAGGTTGGAGAACTTTATGCTGGTGAGGTGGGTTATCTTTCAGCTTCTATAAGATCAGTGGCTGATGCTAGAGTTGGGGACACAATCACAAACTATAGTAGAAAGGCAGAAAGTTCATTGCCTGGTTATGAGGAAGCCACTCCAATGGTGTTCTGTGGCATGTTTCCTGTGGATGCTGATCAGTTTCCTGAGTTGAGGGATGCACTTGAGAAACTGCAGCTTAATGATGCTGCTCTGAAGTTCGAGCCCGAGACTTCAAGCGCTATGGGTTTTGGATTTAGGTGTGGATTCTTGGGGCTTCTCCACATGGAAATTGTTCAGGAAAGGCTGGAGAGAGAGTACAATCTGAGCCTGATAACTACTGCCCCAAGTGTCGTATATAAAGTGAACTGTGTAAATGGTGACATTGTTGAATGTTCAAACCCATCTGTACTTCCTGAACCTGGAAAAAGGAAGTCAATTGAGGAGCCTGTTGTCAAGATTGAGATGCTTACACCAAAAGACTATATTGGTCCCCTTATGGAGCTGGCACAGGACAGAAGAgcagtgtttaaagaaatgaAGTTTATTGCTGAGAATAGAGCGTCACTCACATATGCATTGCCCTTGGCTGAGATGGTAGGTGATTTTTTTGACCAGCTCAAGTCCAGAAGTAAAGGCTATGCTAGCATGGAATATACTTTTCTTGGGTACAAAGAAAGTGACCTAATAAGACTTGATATTCAAATTAATGGTGAACATGTAGAACCATTGGCAACCATTGTGCACAAGGACAAGGCATATGCTGTAGGGAGGGCTTTAACACAGAAGCTGAAGGAGCTCATACCAAGACAGATGTTTAAAGTGCCTATTCAAGCATGCATAGGTTCGAAAGTGATCGCTAGTGAAGCTTTATCAGCAATCAGAAAGGATGTTTTAGCCAAATGCTATGGTGGGGACAtttcaaggaaaaagaagtTGCTTAAGAAACAGGCTgagggaaagaaaagaatgaagGCGATCGGGAAAGTCGACGTGCCTCAAGAAGCCTTCATGGCTGTGTTGAAACTTGAGAAGGAGGTATTATGA
- the LOC117634407 gene encoding F-box protein At4g35930, which yields MGKVSPKERNSKKAKQKKRRGSGNKYLKPGALAQLKHSKTSSAKSCTDLGRKRVAVLETKKVKGDMVLEDRAIDKSPLMLSPVNLVRQNSLLKTPKTPRAEDCVSESRLESLPMDLLVKVLCHLHHDQLKAVFHVSQRVRKAVLLARQFYFNYTTPDRSRQEMLNTMTPHPTEHWPFLSKGDGKGTFIRSPHTPKAPRHGPRPPSRLKVSEMRQVAAVLFQESNFPTRCMVPSVLPKPLCKSLASNRVLFYEDELCQAVAQNKLL from the exons ATGGGAAAAGTGTCTCCAAAAGAAAGGAATTCGAAGAAGGCCAAACAGAAAAAGCGACGAGGCTCAGGTAACAAGTATCTGAAGCCGGGTGCTCTTGCTCAGCTTAAGCATAGCAAGACCTCTTCAGCTAAGTCGTGCACCGATCTTGGGAGGAAGCGGGTGGCTGTCTTGGAGACCAAGAAGGTTAAGGGCGATATGGTGCTTGAAGATAGGGCTATTGATAAAAGCCCTTTGATGTTGTCGCCTGTGAATTTGGTTAGACAGAATAGTTTGTTGAAAACTCCAAAGACCCCTCGAGCTGAAGATTGCGTGTCGGAGTCCCGGCTTGAATCTCTCCCCATGGATTTGCTG GTTAAAGTATTGTGTCACTTGCATCATGACCAACTGAAGGCAGTTTTTCATGTCTCTCAACGAGTTAGAAAAGCT GTTTTACTTGCAAGGCAgttctattttaattatacAACTCCAGATCGCTCTAGACAGGAGATGTTAAATACAATGACACCCCACCCGACAGAGCACTGGCCTTTTTTAAG CAAGGGAGATGGGAAAGGCACATTCATTCGAAGCCCCCATACTCCAAAAGCACCAAGGCATGGTCCCCGACCACCATCTCGCCTCAAAGTCTCTGAAATGCGGCAGGTTGCAGCAGTTCTCTTCCAGGAGTCAAACTTCCCTACAAGATGCATGGTCCCTTCTGTCTTACCAAAGCCCCTCTGCAAATCATTGGCTTCGAATAGAGTTTTGTTCTATGAGGACGAATTATGTCAGGCTGTTGCTCAGAATAAACTTCTTTAA